In Nostoc sp. UHCC 0926, a single genomic region encodes these proteins:
- a CDS encoding molybdopterin molybdotransferase MoeA has product MLSVSDTQAIILNLVQPLDHQRDTEVVDLLAADSRILATPVTSPLDFPHWDNSAMDGYAVRYQDVQHSNAEQPAVLEIVENIPAGYQPKSTIQLGQAARIFTGAVIPAGADTVVMQENTRRQENRVFILAAPKPQEFVRYKASFYQAGTQLLPAGIKLNAPEIAILAAAQCPQLSVYRRPRVAIFSTGDELMTVDKQLQPGQIVDSNQYTLAALVKESGAEPLILGIVKDDPVALEKVIAHAIAIADIVLSSGGVSVGDYDYVDKILDSLKAKIHIQAVEMRPGKPLTVATFPSRDAINRVSTHSALYFGLPGNPGAVLVTFWRFVLPAIKKLSGITEGWEPVFLKVRSHDQLRSDGKRETYLWGKLHLIDGVYEFHKAGGSHSSGNLINLAQTNALAVVPVGKTLISPQEEVEVLQLING; this is encoded by the coding sequence ATGTTATCAGTCAGCGATACACAAGCAATTATTTTAAATTTAGTCCAACCGTTGGATCATCAACGGGATACAGAAGTTGTCGATTTATTGGCAGCCGATAGTCGGATTTTGGCAACACCTGTCACCAGTCCGCTAGATTTTCCCCATTGGGATAATTCGGCAATGGATGGCTACGCAGTTCGCTATCAAGATGTACAGCACTCTAACGCCGAACAACCAGCCGTTTTAGAAATTGTTGAAAATATTCCGGCTGGGTATCAGCCCAAGTCTACGATTCAACTAGGGCAAGCCGCGCGGATTTTCACAGGTGCGGTGATCCCAGCAGGTGCGGATACTGTAGTCATGCAAGAGAATACACGTCGCCAGGAAAACCGCGTATTTATTCTGGCTGCACCAAAACCGCAAGAATTTGTCAGATACAAAGCATCTTTTTATCAAGCTGGAACACAACTACTACCAGCAGGAATTAAGTTAAATGCCCCAGAAATTGCCATATTGGCAGCAGCACAATGTCCACAATTAAGTGTTTACCGTCGTCCGCGTGTGGCAATTTTTTCGACTGGTGATGAGCTGATGACAGTTGATAAACAGCTGCAACCAGGGCAAATTGTGGATTCTAATCAGTATACGCTGGCAGCTTTGGTAAAGGAGAGTGGGGCAGAACCGTTAATTTTAGGTATTGTCAAGGATGATCCAGTTGCTCTTGAGAAAGTCATTGCCCACGCCATTGCGATCGCTGATATAGTTCTCTCTTCTGGTGGTGTCTCAGTGGGAGATTATGATTATGTTGACAAAATTCTAGACTCACTAAAAGCAAAAATCCACATTCAAGCTGTGGAGATGAGGCCAGGGAAACCCCTTACCGTCGCCACTTTCCCCAGTAGAGACGCGATTAATCGCGTCTCTACCCACTCAGCCCTCTATTTTGGTTTACCAGGAAACCCTGGGGCTGTATTGGTAACTTTTTGGCGGTTTGTGCTACCAGCAATTAAGAAACTTTCGGGAATTACTGAAGGTTGGGAACCAGTATTTTTGAAAGTGCGATCGCATGATCAGTTGCGATCGGATGGCAAGCGTGAAACTTACCTTTGGGGTAAATTGCATTTAATTGATGGAGTTTACGAATTTCACAAAGCTGGTGGTAGTCACAGTTCCGGCAATTTAATTAATTTAGCTCAAACCAATGCTTTGGCTGTTGTGCCGGTGGGTAAAACATTAATTTCTCCACAAGAAGAGGTGGAAGTTTTGCAGCTTATTAACGGTTAA
- a CDS encoding RNA-guided endonuclease InsQ/TnpB family protein: MKRTVSIPVKLPDERFLNLMNQCASIFNAHIDWAIENKTFNKNKAHKDLYARLRLQYPSVPTGLLQTVRDNALEAIKATKFKRVPSKKPTSGLRYDKRTMTLRGYQLTLSCIGKRVKLILGIPDYFKQVFQTWEFCGATLTYSKHSKQFWVRLVFELDNPQEISGGIQGIDRGLYHQAVTSDGQFFSSSQIRNIQRRYLFNRRQLQQKGTRSAKRRQSAMSGREKRFMKDANHCLSKKLAKQPSVAVFVLEDLSSIRTQRRGKKMNKWLGSWAFYQQEQFLAYKAEALGKRVVHQDPRYTSQKCNVCKHIKRTNRHKSRFECKNCGHQTHADLNASRNVRDDYILSSTHGTEEQGSVNTPYVSGNFVS; encoded by the coding sequence ATGAAACGCACCGTCTCTATTCCAGTCAAGTTGCCTGATGAAAGATTTTTAAATCTGATGAATCAGTGTGCATCAATATTTAATGCACATATTGACTGGGCAATAGAGAACAAAACGTTTAACAAAAACAAGGCACACAAGGACTTGTACGCCAGACTACGGCTACAGTATCCCAGTGTGCCAACTGGATTGTTGCAAACAGTTAGAGACAACGCATTAGAGGCAATCAAAGCTACTAAATTTAAGCGCGTACCCAGCAAGAAGCCAACATCAGGATTGAGATACGACAAGCGCACTATGACACTGCGCGGATATCAGTTAACCTTATCCTGTATTGGTAAAAGAGTTAAATTAATTTTAGGTATTCCTGATTACTTCAAACAAGTTTTTCAGACTTGGGAATTTTGCGGCGCAACTTTAACTTACTCAAAGCATTCAAAACAGTTTTGGGTTCGACTGGTTTTTGAGTTAGACAACCCTCAGGAAATTAGTGGAGGAATTCAAGGAATTGACCGGGGACTTTACCATCAGGCAGTAACTTCTGATGGACAGTTTTTCTCAAGTTCCCAGATTAGAAATATTCAAAGACGTTACTTATTCAATCGTCGTCAGCTCCAACAAAAAGGCACTCGTAGCGCTAAACGTCGCCAATCAGCAATGTCTGGACGCGAGAAGCGGTTCATGAAGGATGCGAATCATTGTCTAAGTAAAAAGCTAGCTAAACAACCCTCGGTTGCGGTTTTTGTGCTTGAAGATTTGTCCAGCATTCGCACCCAGCGACGCGGCAAGAAAATGAATAAATGGTTGGGTAGTTGGGCTTTCTATCAGCAAGAACAATTCTTAGCTTATAAGGCAGAAGCTTTGGGGAAACGAGTGGTACATCAAGACCCTAGATACACGTCCCAAAAGTGTAATGTTTGTAAGCATATTAAAAGGACAAATCGCCATAAGTCTAGGTTCGAGTGTAAAAACTGTGGACACCAAACTCACGCTGATCTTAATGCTTCTAGAAATGTCCGTGATGATTATATTCTCTCCTCTACCCACGGGACGGAGGAGCAGGGGTCAGTCAATACCCCGTATGTTTCGGGAAATTTTGTTTCCTAG
- a CDS encoding PEP-CTERM sorting domain-containing protein (PEP-CTERM proteins occur, often in large numbers, in the proteomes of bacteria that also encode an exosortase, a predicted intramembrane cysteine proteinase. The presence of a PEP-CTERM domain at a protein's C-terminus predicts cleavage within the sorting domain, followed by covalent anchoring to some some component of the (usually Gram-negative) cell surface. Many PEP-CTERM proteins exhibit an unusual sequence composition that includes large numbers of potential glycosylation sites. Expression of one such protein has been shown restore the ability of a bacterium to form floc, a type of biofilm.), with the protein MKHMFTKTAFRIVTTTSLMLAIAITTNNLADAAEFNFNWKGDTGYSAKGSFNYDTTTAPSVISEAGLGATKNLQSLSISFFDPLNTFINSLTPVVSGVSNYRYLRFNFDSTTQQIGPFDVGKDNSLPGDTWLNNNLALIDENFSNQVLAKEFHLIKRDAAGTEQILDLSNNSVQVSKVPEGSIIIGLLAVCSLGFTLKQKKTSTA; encoded by the coding sequence ATGAAACATATGTTTACTAAAACAGCTTTTAGGATAGTGACGACTACTAGTTTAATGTTAGCGATCGCCATAACCACTAACAACCTAGCTGATGCTGCTGAGTTCAACTTTAACTGGAAAGGAGACACCGGTTATTCAGCTAAAGGTTCATTTAACTACGATACAACAACTGCTCCAAGCGTCATTTCTGAAGCAGGTTTAGGGGCTACGAAGAACTTGCAGTCTCTCTCAATTTCCTTCTTTGATCCATTGAATACTTTCATAAATAGTCTCACTCCAGTGGTTAGTGGTGTATCTAACTACAGGTATTTGAGATTCAACTTTGATAGCACTACCCAGCAAATTGGCCCCTTTGATGTTGGCAAGGATAATAGCCTTCCTGGTGACACATGGCTTAATAATAATCTCGCACTCATAGATGAAAACTTTAGTAATCAGGTTCTAGCTAAAGAATTTCATTTGATCAAGAGAGATGCAGCAGGCACAGAGCAAATACTAGATTTAAGTAACAATTCAGTCCAGGTATCCAAAGTCCCCGAAGGAAGCATAATTATAGGTTTACTAGCAGTGTGTAGTTTAGGATTTACCCTCAAGCAGAAAAAAACTAGCACAGCTTGA